A stretch of Mya arenaria isolate MELC-2E11 chromosome 14, ASM2691426v1 DNA encodes these proteins:
- the LOC128217286 gene encoding contactin-like — protein MNSLLLISTLLVAVHSQTNNFCPNDWIANEDRCYQFNIYPPRKYDDASRFCQTNGAALVSVTSMEEHQFLSARLAAIDKFKYDWYTSGERDPSRKNPRYVWTAIDREVPLFAAFWKNPVEPLNQDITRDLLTYSYDIQRVQYSIATMANREQKRPFVCEISRFEVYRINAQKRGFDYGVPTQDLNKVPRGPKFLIEASSTVVLMEKSSRSVFMECLAVAIPQPEYEWLRNSTGVINSQVDNRYTVSNGKLSIDYPTDQKDTGTYQCKVKNPAGVIISSFAQLSFATLGYFSPVQTGGVFPKYGYGALVECPPITSSLAGAISFQWMKSYTQDGFLDSEYIRPELNSYIFVSSNGKLYFSEVTEADHAYYRCIATLTTSNIYMNYISTEGTQSRTSRAIRLQTQGSTGGVYNAEIQDSFIYVYPPAPVVGMNISLECFAYGTPPLRYSWVAHGWDGARYSLNDHDRVLKINNVQHDDTGKFTCTVSNNVGSAPSTKSYTLYVESKPYFVMPLHDQHLDTGTQQLTWQCEARSVPFPTYTWYKDGLIITNSSEGDIRVHKNTLYLQNLDPKRDSGMYQCFAANSHGVSTTAAQLRILTVKPTFDKFPMSPTVSGAIKGRVVIPCRPEAAPYPEFTWTHNGGVISPAENLEGGRIYRNIEGDLVITELQASDAGTYECKVVNTLGEARNRTTLNIYSQTVISQPPQETKVVSVNSTAFFYCQASFSGDNLDIMYMWLFNDRIINITHNYHYARGKDNNQGGLYIIDAQYWHQGIYTCKATTQVDSASAIAVLKVAGPPSAPSGVAAYSKMSTLQFPSGAIGETVTVNNHDALLRWTEPIDNHGADVISYIIYGKTNYSDQWDTLAQYVPQEQTIIPGLADSQRRQYHLKNLLPGVSYEFKVRAVNYNGVGEDSGKSTKVTIGAAPPRRIPSRIGGGGGSVGTLRITWDPLHPEEQGGWGIGYEVEYRRKPPPGNENANFKWTKEVVHGNVGEFSNEVGEDNYFLPYQVKVTPFNMMGLGPTGENDTVMSAEAMPNGIPGEIYAEPFNESALIVRWVPVTDSREVVKGKLKGYKIHYWLKDIQTQSVAQQNIIYGQTDHGMIIGLLPDTWYTVTVMVFNDAGNGVKGEKAYQSTDRYAPLHYPVHIRVYPSSVNSVKVKFRGVSTGVLEEPLLGYKVKYWRETEDIRNAVIVDLERNVEGELFEIQTNTLYHLRVLGYSVGGEGKGSSPETLFSLMDRGRVMQVMVDPTTSDVQYILYRMEDAATPLFSMFTIVMAVFCAIFALLV, from the exons ATGAACAGTTTACTTCTTATATCAACTCTGCTGGTGGCAGTACATTCACAGACAAACAACT TTTGTCCTAATGACTGGATTGCGAATGAAGACAGATGTTATCAGTTCAACATCTACCCCCCAAGAAAGTATGATGATGCCAGCCGGTTTTGTCAG ACTAATGGAGCTGCTCTTGTTAGTGTCACATCAATGGAAGAACATCAATTTTTGTCAGCCAGACTAGCAGCTATTGATAAATTTAA ATATGACTGGTATACAAGCGGTGAAAGGGATCCGTCCAGGAAAAATCCTCGATATGTATGGACAGCAATTGACCGGGAAGTCCCTTTATTTGCTGCTTTCTGGAAAAATCCTGTGGAACCACTCAATCAGGACATTACGCGGGATCTGCTTACATACTCCTACGACatacaga GAGTGCAGTACAGTATAGCAACAATGGCCAACCGGGAACAGAAGAGACCATTTGTCTGTGAGATCAGCAGATTCGAGGTGTACAGAATAAATGCTCAGAAACGAGGCTTTG ACTACGGTGTCCCAACACAAGACTTAAACAAGGTTCCAAGAGGCCCTAAATTCCTGATAGAAGCCAGTAGTACAGTGGTTTTAATGGAGAAATCAAGCAGGTCCGTGTTCATGGAGTGCTTAGCAGTCGCAATCCCCCAGCCAGAGTATGAGTGGCTGAGAAATTCAACGGGAGTTATAAATTCACAG GTTGATAATCGCTACACTGTGTCCAATGGCAAGTTGAGTATTGACTACCCAACCGACCAAAAGGACACCGGAACTTACCAGTGTAAAGTGAAAAACCCTGCAGGAGTAATCATCAGCTCTTTTGCACAATTGTCATTTGCAA CGCTGGGTTACTTCTCGCCTGTCCAGACAGGTGGTGTTTTCCCAAAGTATGGATATGGGGCTTTGGTTGAATGTCCTCCAATTACATCTAGTCTTGCTGGAG CTATCAGTTTCCAGTGGATGAAGTCTTATACTCAAGATGGTTTCCTTGACTCAGAATACATAAGACCAGAGCTTAACAGCTACATATTTGTCTCATCAAACGGGAAGCTGTATTTCTCAGAAGTGACTGAGGCGGACCATGCATATTATCGCTGTATCGCGACTCTTACaacatcaaatatttacatgaattaTATCAGTACAGAGGGGACACAGTCGAGAACCAGCAGAGCTATTAGACTACAGACTCAAGGAAGCA CTGGTGGTGTGTATAATGCGGAAATCCAGGACAGTTTTATCTACGTCTACCCACCTGCTCCTGTGGTCGGCATGAATATCAGTCTGGAGTGCTTCGCTTATGGAAC CCCTCCACTGCGATATTCCTGGGTTGCCCATGGCTGGGACGGCGCACGTTACAGCCTGAACGATCACGATCgcgttttgaaaattaacaacgtTCAGCACGATGACACGGGGAAATTTACATGCACAGTTTCCAACAATGTTGGGTCGGCACCTAGCACAAAAAGTTACACACTCTATGTTGAAT ccaagcCGTATTTCGTCATGCCCCTTCATGATCAACACTTGGACACGGGCACACAGCAGCTGACGTGGCAGTGTGAGGCCCGATCCGTCCCCTTTCCAACGTACACCTGGTATAAAGATGGGCTCATCATAACTAATAGCTCAGAAGGAGATATCCGTGTGCACAAGAACACCCTGTATTTGCAGAATCTCGATCCGAAGCGGGATAGCGGCATGTATCAGTGTTTTGCGGCCAACTCACATGGTGTTTCGACTACAGCCGCTCAGCTGAGAATTCTCA CTGTGAAGCCCACATTCGACAAGTTCCCAATGAGCCCCACAGTATCTGGAGCCATAAAAGGGCGAGTGGTCATCCCCTGTCGCCCGGAGGCTGCTCCGTACCCAGAATTCACCTGGACCCACAACGGGGGTGTCATCAGCCCCGCAGAGAATTTGGAGGGCGGGAGAATTTATAGGAATATTGAAGGCGATTTGGTCATTACCGAGTTACAGGCATCGGACGCTGGGACATATGAGTGTAAAGTTGTAAACACGCTCGGTGAAGCAAGGAACAGGACTACTTTGAATATTTACA GCCAGACTGTCATATCTCAGCCACCTCAGGAGACGAAGGTAGTCAGTGTGAATAGTACAGCATTCTTTTACTGCCAGGCATCATTCAGCGGCGACAACCTTGACATCATGTACATGTGGCTGTTTAATGACCGCATCATCAACATCACACATAATTACCACTATGCACGG GGCAAGGATAATAACCAAGGGGGTTTGTACATCATAGACGCCCAGTACTGGCACCAGGGTATTTACACATGTAAGGCAACAACCCAGGTCGATTCTGCATCCGCTATAGCTGTACTTAAAGTGGCTG GTCCACCATCCGCACCATCAGGAGTAGCAGCTTACAGTAAGATGAGCACGTTGCAATTTCCCTCCGGTGCAATTGGAGAAACTGTTACCGTCAACAACCATGATGCTCTCCTTCGGTGGACTGAGCCGATTGATAACCATGGCGCTGATGTGATCAGTTACATTATATACGGGAAGACAAACTATTCGGATCAGTGGGACACACTCGCGCAAT ATGTGCCACAAGAACAGACCATCATCCCCGGCCTGGCCGACAGCCAGAGAAGACAGTACCACCTGAAGAACCTTCTGCCCGGTGTAAGCTACGAGTTCAAGGTGCGGGCTGTCAATTACAATGGCGTTGGAGAAGACAGTGGCAAATCTA CCAAGGTGACTATTGGGGCAGCCCCTCCGAGGAGAATTCCATCCCGTATCGGGGGAGGAGGGGGGAGTGTGGGAACTCTTCGTATCACATGGGAT cCCCTCCATCCAGAGGAGCAAGGTGGGTGGGGTATTGGCTACGAGGTGGAGTACAGGAGAAAACCACCGCCGGGAAATGAGAATGCAAACTTCAAGTGGACAAAG GAGGTTGTGCATGGGAATGTTGGAGAGTTCTCTAATGAAGTAGGAGAAGACAACTACTTCCTACCATaccaggtcaaggtcacaccaTTTAACATGATGGGACTAGGACCAACAGGAGAAAATGACACAGTCATGTCAGCAGAGGCCA TGCCAAATGGTATTCCCGGGGAAATCTACGCAGAGCCTTTTAACGAATCAGCCCTCATAGTTCGCTGGGTCCCTGTAACAGATAGTCGGGAGGTTGTCAAAGGGAAGCTGAAAGGATATAAG ATCCACTACTGGCTTAAGGATATTCAAACTCAATCCGTGGCCCAACAAAACATCATATACGGGCAGACTGACCATGGCATGATCATCGGACTTCTTCCGGACACCTGGTACACTGTGACGGTCATGGTGTTTAACGATGCGGGGAACGGAGTTAAAGGAGAGAAAGCGTACCAGTCGACGGACAGATATG CACCTTTGCATTATCCTGTACATATAAGAGTCTACCCTTCTTCTGTGAACTCCGTCAAGGTCAAATTCCGAGGGGTCAGTACGGGAGTATTGGAGGAACCTTTGCTGGGATATAAG GTAAAGTACTGGCGTGAGACTGAAGACATCCGGAATGCAGTGATCGTGGATCTGGAGCGGAACGTGGAAGGAGAGCTGTTTGAGATCCAGACCAACACCCTCTACCACCTCCGTGTCCTGGGATACAGTGTTGGAGGTGAAGGCAAGGGAAGCTCTCCTGAAACGCTCTTCTCACTCATGG acaggGGTCGTGTGATGCAGGTGATGGTTGACCCCACGACCTCTGATGTTCAATACATTCTGTATAGAATGGAGGATGCTGCCACGCCTTTATTCTCCATGTTTACCATAGTCATGGCAGTGTTTTGTGCCATATTTGCGTTACTGGTCTAA